The window TGTGGCGGTGCCCATTGCCCACGGCAGTGCCCTTTGCCCATGGCGGTGCCCTTTGTCCATGGCGGTGCCCTTTGCCTGGGGCCATACCGCCTTGTGCAACGCAGTTTTCGTTTAACGCTCTTTTCCTTGCTTTTTGCGGGCCTGCGGAACTCCTCCCGTTGGTCGTCAAACAGTCCTCGGCTGTTAACCGCAAAAAGCTTCGAAAAACCCGCTACGAAAACAGATGTTACACTTCGTGCAGGGGCCATCCCTTGGATAAATTCACAGCTAGAAGAGGCTGTATTTATTGTGGGAATACGTTCATTTTCAGTAGTATGTTTATTTATCCGATGGATGCAGTTAAAAAAAATTTGGCAAATAGATAAACAATCATAACTTTGATGTTGTTGTAATATCATATTAATATCATTATCATGAAAAAGGAAACTCACATTAAGGTTATGAACGGCTACCTGCTTCTTTCCATGACTCCTCTGCTGCTTGCTGGGATATTCATTTTTTTTGCTAATGAACATCCTCTGCTTGGAGTATTATCTTTACTGCTTTTCATATTTATTTCGGCAGGCCTGTTCACAATAAGTCCCAACAATTCCAAAGTATTCCTGCTCTTTGGTGCATACATGGGGTCTCTCAAAGATAATGGATTCTTTTGGGTTGCACCTTTCTTTTTAAAACCATCTGTATCATTGAAAGCCAGGAACTTCGAAAGCGAGCGTATCAAAGTCAACGACAAACTCGGCAATCCTATTTTAATCAGTTCTATCCTGGTTTGGAAGGTAGAAGATACATACAAAGCAATGTTTGAAGTAGACAACTATGAACAATTCGTTAAAGTTCAAACAGATGCAGCTGTAAGAAAATTGGCAGGATCTTTCCCTTACGACCAATTCGAAGACGAAGAAGCATCAATTACCCTCAGCTCTAATTTCGAAGATGTGAGTAAACACCTAGAAGAAGAAATATCCGAAAGGCTTAAATTAGCGGGACTTGCTGTAATTGAAGCACGTATTGGTTATCTTGCATACTCACCAGAAATTGCACAGGCAATGCTTAAGCGTCAACAGGCCTCAGCAATTATAGCAGCACGGATTAAAATGGTAGAAGGAGCCGTCGGTATGGTAGAAGGGGCACTAAAATTGCTCTCGAAAAAGAATATTGTCGAACTGGATGAAGAGAAAAAAGCTGCGATGGTAAGTAATTTATTGGTTGTACTTTGCGGAGACAGAGAAACCTCACCTGTTATCAATACCGGCACTCTGAATCAATAGCAAAATTTTAATGGCAGAGAAAAAATCATTTGTACTAAGAATAGACCCCGAAACCATGAAGGCTATCGAAAAGTGGGCTGCCGATGAATTCAGGAGCATCAACGGTCAGCTAGAGTGGATCATAAGCAAAAGCCTAAAAGATGCCGGCAGGTTGAAAAAACCCCGCCAAGATTCATCACTAGGATAAATTCATATTTTGCAAATGCTTAGCGTATTGAGGCTTAAAGTTCATTGCCTGGCGGTTGCAATAAATTACCGGCAGCATAAGAGAACAACAACCCAGCAGTATATTCAGGAGCAGAGGTTATCCTAGGCCTCACCTCTCATCTTTTTTTACAACTTATTAACCATCAAAATATTTGCTGTGACAACTTTTCACCAAAATCACAAATCACATCTTGTAAGTGCAAACATCTCACATTAAACAAGCACGTAATCAACAATATGTGAAAAAAGATGAGAGGTGCGGTCAGAGGCTTAGCTACTCCGTCATTTTGCAGCATCTCTCCAAATGTTTCAAGACCCTGCAAGGCAAGAACATATTAGTTTATACAAGAGATACTACCTGTGCGTGCTGTGATTAGAACTAGAATTGGGTTGCTGTTATCTGTCATTTTGTCGACTATGTTCTTTAGGTCATTTGTTAATATGCTGTAGTTTTTTTGAAGGAGCTCGTAGGGCAACAGTACTGCTGCGATGTTGTGATTTTGAGTAAGGGTGAATTGATTTAGGGCTAATTCGTTGTTAAGGAGTTTGGCTTTATAGTTGAGGGCGTAGGAGTTGTTGTTGCTGAGTCGGAAAATTTTGTTGTCCCTTTTCCTCAGCATAAACATATCTCGTTTACATTCGACGTTCATCTCGGATTCCGTACTGAACAAGATATAATCTTCTGCTTCCAGCACTGGGAAGATTGAAATATTAATATCATCTGAATACCTTTTGTTTACGAACCTAGGATAAATCCTAAGGCTACTATCTACAAAATAAATGGTATCAGACTGGAAGCTGGTTATGTAACACCCATCTTTGACTTTTGTAAGATTGTTGATTAACCCGATCTTACCGTTATATGGTCTATCGTATTTTATGTCACCAATGGATAGTGGTTTAAATTTACCGATATCATAGGCATGAAGAGATACGCCACTGCCTTTGACTGTATTAGAAATGTAACTAAAGTATCGTGACCGGTAATTGTACCCAATAACTTGATTATTTATAAACGCTGTTTGATAAAAACGCTCATTTATCTGATGATAATCAATCATATTGCCTGTAAAGTCAAATTTGATAAACAGTTTTTGGTCAATAGAATGCACTATTATTTTTTGAGCAGAGGTATCAACCACAAAAGTGAATTGTTCAAGAAACTCACCCGGTCCACGTCCGTAAGTCCCAATTATCCGAATAAAATTCCCATCAGCATCAAAAAGAACAAGTTTAGATTCCACACTATTCCTATCTCCTATAAGAATGAAATCTTCACAAACTAAGATTTTGGCAGAAATATCATTGTTAACCCAGAAAGTATTTAACCCTTTTAGCTCAATATACTTTACCTCTGCAACATCAGACAACTTAATATCATACACCGGATAATTTTTATTTACATCAAATTCAATTAAATAACTATCATCAGAACTATTGCATCCTACTATCAATATGGAACTCAATAAACACAAAAAAAGGTTGGTTTTCATATATGTTGCGATTTATATAATACTTCTAAGTTAATTTTTTAAATGACCGAGTATCAATAGGGGATTTCCATCCTCATTTATTATTTTAGATAAGTCGAGCAGCAGAGGATTTACATCAATATTATTCTCATTACAAATTCTGATGTGGTCCAAAATTTCATATGGCCAGACTATTTTAACAATCTTATCATCAAAAGCTCCATAGAGAGGCATTAAATACTCAAGCCCAAGAATGTCGTCATAAAAACCATTTGCCTGGCTGCCTCTGGTGATACCTGTGCTTTTATCGTGATAGATGACATAAATATCTCCTTTTTCTATCCCCCTTTGTTTTGGGAAATTGATCACAGTTGTCATTATAAAAAAAAGATATCGTGATGTCTCATATACAGCCATGCATAACGGTCTATTATCGGATATCTCCACCAACCTGCATTGATCCAATCTTCCGCTTGACCAAGCCCTTTCTGATTCTATCAATAACTCTTTATATTTATAGAAAAAATCCCTGTGGATTTTGTATTTCGGATCAATCATTACCACTCTGGATGGAGTAATTCTTCCCTCTGCAATATGATAAATTGTGTCATTGATATAGTTGTAGAAAACCGTAGTGTCATTATAGCCTGTCATAAAACGTGTTAGCCTTCCAATTGGAGGAGGTGTATAATGGTCTATATTAATTGGTTCTGCAACTGACACAGAATTTGTTAAATCAAAATCAGTATTAAAAAAGAAGAGAGTATCTGGAAAAGAATACAGAAATATGGTTTTTCCCTGTTGAAAAAAATCGGAGATTCTAGAAAAGCGGCCTTCCGCGATAGTGTTTTCTTGTCCTCCGTGTATTACTCTTACATTCCCGGTAGGTTTTCCATCTAATCCATATTCAATAAATTTACTGCCTAAGCTATAATAAAAACCATCAATATGGACTACTCTAGAAACACCAAACGGCTCCTCCAGTGGGCCTCTTCCTTTAGTGCCTATGCTATTTTGATATTTCCCGTTTTTGTCGAAACAGATATTATAATTAAAAATATAATCACTCATAAAAATGGGGTCAATGCTGCTTATCATATTATGGTCATTTGTTTCAAGTATTAGAAAAGAAATACTATCCACTATTTCAGACAGATTAATTTTCTCCCTTGAAGTTACGGCCCCACTAATATCTACTATCTTATCTAGTCTATTCATTTCTTGAGATTTGTTTGAGTTGCAAGAAATAATGATGATTGCAGAGGAAATAATTGTTGTGATCTTTATTGCTGATGTTAACATTGTCAGAGGCTTTTAAAACACCCATTACGATAACGAATTGAAAAACTGTCTTGATGTGGTTGTTTGCTACGTTTTTTAAAATTACATAATTTATTTGAGTCAAAATATCATCTCTCTAACAAATTCACAACTCCCAGAGGTTGTGAATTTGTAGATTCCAGTTCATTTTCTGGTTATTGCAGAGTCCGCGGTGGCTCCCTTTACCTGGGGCGGTGCCCTTTGTCCATGGCGGTGCCCTTTGCCTGGGGCCATACCGCCTTGTGCAACGCAGTTTTCGTTTAACGCTCTTTTCCTTGCTTTTTGCGGGCCTGCGGAACTCCTCCCGTTGGTCGTCAAACAGTCCTCGGCTGTTAACCGCAAAAAGCTTCGAAAAACCCGCTACGAAAACAGATGTTACACTTCGTGCGGCATTTGCCCCCGACGGCTTCGGGCACAGCAAAGGGCACCGTACAGGCCATTAAAAGTTTATTGAGGAGCTTTGCTTCTATAATCTTTACAGTGGTAAAAATAGAATTTGCGATGTGTCACTCCCTTCCTGTCGTTTATAATCAGGGAGTCCGTTAACATGGCTTGTTCAAAATGA of the Candidatus Margulisiibacteriota bacterium genome contains:
- a CDS encoding SPFH domain-containing protein; translation: MKKETHIKVMNGYLLLSMTPLLLAGIFIFFANEHPLLGVLSLLLFIFISAGLFTISPNNSKVFLLFGAYMGSLKDNGFFWVAPFFLKPSVSLKARNFESERIKVNDKLGNPILISSILVWKVEDTYKAMFEVDNYEQFVKVQTDAAVRKLAGSFPYDQFEDEEASITLSSNFEDVSKHLEEEISERLKLAGLAVIEARIGYLAYSPEIAQAMLKRQQASAIIAARIKMVEGAVGMVEGALKLLSKKNIVELDEEKKAAMVSNLLVVLCGDRETSPVINTGTLNQ
- a CDS encoding Arc family DNA binding domain-containing protein, which produces MAEKKSFVLRIDPETMKAIEKWAADEFRSINGQLEWIISKSLKDAGRLKKPRQDSSLG
- a CDS encoding 6-bladed beta-propeller, with protein sequence MKTNLFLCLLSSILIVGCNSSDDSYLIEFDVNKNYPVYDIKLSDVAEVKYIELKGLNTFWVNNDISAKILVCEDFILIGDRNSVESKLVLFDADGNFIRIIGTYGRGPGEFLEQFTFVVDTSAQKIIVHSIDQKLFIKFDFTGNMIDYHQINERFYQTAFINNQVIGYNYRSRYFSYISNTVKGSGVSLHAYDIGKFKPLSIGDIKYDRPYNGKIGLINNLTKVKDGCYITSFQSDTIYFVDSSLRIYPRFVNKRYSDDINISIFPVLEAEDYILFSTESEMNVECKRDMFMLRKRDNKIFRLSNNNSYALNYKAKLLNNELALNQFTLTQNHNIAAVLLPYELLQKNYSILTNDLKNIVDKMTDNSNPILVLITARTGSISCIN
- a CDS encoding 6-bladed beta-propeller, with the protein product MLTSAIKITTIISSAIIIISCNSNKSQEMNRLDKIVDISGAVTSREKINLSEIVDSISFLILETNDHNMISSIDPIFMSDYIFNYNICFDKNGKYQNSIGTKGRGPLEEPFGVSRVVHIDGFYYSLGSKFIEYGLDGKPTGNVRVIHGGQENTIAEGRFSRISDFFQQGKTIFLYSFPDTLFFFNTDFDLTNSVSVAEPINIDHYTPPPIGRLTRFMTGYNDTTVFYNYINDTIYHIAEGRITPSRVVMIDPKYKIHRDFFYKYKELLIESERAWSSGRLDQCRLVEISDNRPLCMAVYETSRYLFFIMTTVINFPKQRGIEKGDIYVIYHDKSTGITRGSQANGFYDDILGLEYLMPLYGAFDDKIVKIVWPYEILDHIRICNENNIDVNPLLLDLSKIINEDGNPLLILGHLKN